The following are from one region of the Paenibacillus sp. KS-LC4 genome:
- a CDS encoding polysaccharide deacetylase family protein, whose protein sequence is MSVAAALGYSSDERLLIVNADDYGLCDSVNKAVEQLLEERAVSSATIMMPCPAAREAARWSAQHQEHDVGVHFTFTSEWDNYRWGPVSKSEDVPSLLAEDGYFPKDSRTFELQADSEQVERELVAQIELALQLGMKPSHADNHMGSLYGLETGKHFLPIVFDVCAKYGLPFRLPRHLPGDRVQTASPELAEQAKQLGMLADSKGVIIPDYLVGLPFQLQAGETYVSFKEAMKQQLRSLKPGLTELIIHPSLVTDELFSFHGQPEKRGLEFQLFRDREIVQVLHGEGIRLVRWSELQRVQRERCGWGR, encoded by the coding sequence ATGAGTGTGGCAGCCGCATTAGGATACAGCAGCGATGAAAGACTGCTCATTGTTAATGCAGATGATTATGGCTTATGTGATTCAGTCAATAAAGCGGTGGAGCAGCTGTTGGAAGAGCGCGCAGTAAGCTCGGCAACAATTATGATGCCGTGCCCCGCAGCGCGGGAAGCAGCGAGGTGGAGCGCACAGCATCAGGAGCATGATGTTGGTGTTCATTTTACGTTTACAAGCGAGTGGGATAATTATCGCTGGGGGCCCGTAAGCAAGTCCGAGGATGTTCCCTCTTTGCTTGCAGAGGACGGATATTTCCCGAAAGATAGCCGCACATTCGAGCTGCAGGCCGACTCCGAGCAGGTAGAGCGAGAGCTGGTTGCCCAGATAGAGCTTGCGCTGCAATTAGGGATGAAGCCGAGCCATGCTGACAATCATATGGGGAGCTTGTATGGGCTTGAGACAGGCAAGCATTTTTTACCTATTGTATTCGACGTGTGCGCTAAATATGGCTTGCCTTTTCGCCTTCCGCGTCATTTGCCTGGTGATCGTGTACAAACAGCCTCTCCTGAGCTTGCTGAGCAGGCGAAGCAGCTCGGAATGCTGGCCGATTCCAAGGGCGTCATCATACCGGACTACTTAGTTGGCTTACCCTTCCAACTGCAGGCAGGGGAGACGTATGTGTCGTTCAAAGAGGCGATGAAGCAGCAGCTGCGCAGTCTTAAGCCGGGTTTGACAGAGCTTATTATTCATCCGTCGCTCGTAACCGATGAGCTGTTTTCCTTCCATGGCCAGCCTGAGAAACGGGGACTTGAGTTTCAGCTGTTCCGTGATCGCGAGATTGTGCAGGTGCTGCATGGCGAGGGCATCCGGCTCGTTCGCTGGTCGGAGCTGCAGCGGGTGCAGCGCGAGCGCTGTGGCTGGGGCCGATAG
- a CDS encoding phosphotransferase: MSQHDFSTFLDQYELGGPWEIAAGDSGMNNTTRIVQAGNNRYVLRIYNNHQNKSTVLLEHEVLLGLLGQKNRHFDVPMPVANRAGHTVTKAKGGKLATLCHFIEGKRPSVENISHIRGLGTAAAALCKGLSAIKPQGEPIYDPYYKLEQSYEAIGITALRDIAGEAGLLPVLEEQISCLQQERASLRSDLKSIAKLPHQWIHGDLNFSNSVARGDAVVGLLDFEFCTVDVRAMELAVVIVDLIDWADEGQLERIASFCEGFGAELRLTEEEANAIPLLLKLRMLDVTLHFMTRWREQLDEAEILHKIVIQAAKIVKWTGSNELRLKALFRELLAGVDQPQ; encoded by the coding sequence TTGAGTCAGCATGATTTTTCAACGTTTTTAGATCAATATGAGCTAGGTGGGCCATGGGAAATAGCTGCCGGAGACAGCGGCATGAACAATACAACACGGATCGTGCAGGCGGGAAATAACCGCTATGTGCTGCGAATTTACAACAATCATCAGAATAAGTCGACTGTATTGCTGGAGCACGAGGTGTTATTGGGGCTGCTAGGGCAAAAAAATCGCCATTTTGACGTTCCGATGCCTGTAGCGAACCGTGCAGGGCACACCGTAACGAAGGCGAAGGGCGGCAAGCTGGCAACATTATGCCATTTCATTGAAGGCAAGCGGCCTTCCGTCGAAAATATTTCCCACATTAGGGGACTCGGAACCGCTGCGGCTGCCTTATGCAAAGGATTAAGCGCCATTAAGCCACAGGGAGAGCCTATTTATGATCCCTATTACAAGCTGGAGCAATCTTATGAAGCTATAGGCATTACAGCTTTGCGTGATATTGCCGGTGAAGCTGGGCTGCTGCCAGTGCTTGAGGAGCAAATCTCCTGTTTGCAGCAGGAACGAGCAAGCTTGCGCAGCGACCTGAAAAGCATAGCCAAGCTTCCCCATCAATGGATTCATGGCGATTTGAATTTCAGTAATTCCGTTGCACGCGGAGATGCTGTAGTCGGCTTGCTGGATTTTGAATTTTGTACCGTCGATGTGAGGGCTATGGAGCTCGCAGTCGTTATTGTGGATTTAATTGACTGGGCAGATGAAGGGCAACTGGAGCGTATCGCCTCGTTTTGTGAAGGGTTTGGCGCGGAATTGCGGTTGACGGAGGAGGAGGCTAACGCCATTCCGCTGCTGCTTAAGCTGCGGATGCTTGATGTGACGCTGCATTTTATGACACGCTGGCGAGAGCAGCTTGACGAAGCGGAAATATTGCACAAAATTGTAATCCAAGCGGCAAAAATTGTGAAATGGACAGGCAGCAATGAACTGCGTTTGAAAGCGCTATTTCGGGAGCTGCTTGCTGGTGTTGATCAACCACAATAA
- a CDS encoding amino acid permease: MFALVIGLALFFAVCAAALAGAVKAQQSIKSSSHQSMTAYATYIQMQQDKHDLNLFGLAQQLRRKFGTAASFGLSFNTMGLCAAALLFLAPALQQGGPVVVGIGIPLAALFALMVSASLAELSSAIPTAGGVYHWSSALGGRVWGWHAGWFHMAGYMGLLLLSNLLSAFLLDSLLAGWLGYVPSIWTKAIIALAMVVIQAALHSRGVRLLAILLRTGLWLQLIAAIAAIGMLVALYWPGAFSPELLFTLPAYNGEGKGQSTMGMIAGFLLLQKLFLGMDSAAQGAEETSDPRIRVPWAIYLSTAYTFIIGFVLLAVLTLVWPGFSYGGIPTGGAVWFAGSLLDAVSRSPLAIVLLVILLYSSSSSVLIACSRLLYSLTRDKALPFSRQLSGVHPATQSPRKCVWLAAVGFFIILVTCCLLIPEHLLTAVVPSFTLICLYTAYAIPIALALRAGKKHKLLMDAPWHLGRWSAVVNITALVWLLLSVVLAAIVLGKEGIMGAGAVLLVSALLDLRYRRRHLETMQSRLNKTHGEIIRIERKFELTE, translated from the coding sequence ATGTTTGCGCTCGTAATCGGGCTGGCATTATTTTTCGCTGTATGTGCGGCTGCATTAGCTGGGGCTGTAAAGGCGCAGCAAAGTATCAAATCTTCAAGCCATCAAAGCATGACGGCTTATGCCACCTATATTCAAATGCAGCAGGATAAGCATGATTTGAATTTGTTTGGACTTGCCCAGCAGCTTAGACGCAAATTTGGAACGGCTGCTTCATTCGGACTATCCTTCAACACGATGGGTCTGTGCGCAGCAGCTTTGTTGTTTCTCGCGCCTGCCTTGCAGCAGGGGGGACCTGTTGTTGTCGGTATCGGCATTCCGCTTGCAGCATTGTTTGCCTTAATGGTAAGTGCGTCGCTTGCCGAGTTGTCATCTGCTATTCCGACCGCCGGTGGCGTCTATCACTGGTCCTCCGCATTAGGAGGACGTGTATGGGGCTGGCATGCGGGCTGGTTTCACATGGCTGGTTACATGGGGCTCTTGCTGCTGAGCAATCTGCTATCCGCCTTCTTGCTGGATAGCCTGCTTGCCGGCTGGCTCGGTTATGTGCCTTCCATATGGACGAAGGCGATTATTGCCTTGGCAATGGTGGTCATCCAGGCTGCTTTACACAGCCGAGGCGTCCGTCTGCTTGCTATTCTGCTGCGCACCGGACTGTGGCTGCAGCTTATCGCTGCAATTGCTGCAATCGGCATGCTAGTGGCGCTGTATTGGCCGGGCGCTTTTTCGCCAGAGCTATTATTTACGCTTCCTGCCTATAACGGAGAGGGGAAGGGGCAGTCCACCATGGGCATGATTGCGGGCTTTTTGCTTCTGCAAAAGCTCTTTCTCGGCATGGACAGCGCTGCTCAAGGAGCCGAGGAGACGTCCGATCCTCGCATTCGCGTGCCATGGGCGATCTATTTATCGACGGCCTACACGTTTATTATTGGCTTTGTGCTACTGGCTGTGCTGACTCTTGTATGGCCTGGCTTCTCATATGGAGGGATACCGACTGGCGGGGCCGTGTGGTTTGCGGGTAGTTTGCTGGATGCTGTAAGCCGATCCCCGCTGGCGATAGTGCTTCTAGTCATACTGCTCTATTCAAGCAGCAGCAGCGTCCTGATCGCTTGCTCGCGATTGCTGTACAGCCTCACGCGCGATAAGGCGCTGCCCTTCAGCAGACAGCTGTCTGGCGTTCATCCTGCAACGCAATCACCCAGGAAATGCGTCTGGCTCGCTGCGGTGGGGTTTTTCATTATCCTCGTGACATGCTGTTTGCTCATTCCAGAGCACTTGCTGACAGCTGTCGTTCCCAGCTTTACACTGATTTGCCTGTACACGGCGTATGCAATACCAATAGCGTTAGCGCTGCGCGCAGGCAAGAAGCACAAGCTGCTCATGGATGCGCCTTGGCATCTTGGAAGGTGGAGCGCTGTGGTGAATATAACGGCACTGGTCTGGCTGCTGCTTAGCGTCGTGCTGGCGGCAATCGTGCTTGGCAAGGAGGGTATCATGGGAGCGGGTGCAGTGCTGCTTGTGTCAGCATTGCTTGATTTGCGGTACCGAAGACGTCATTTAGAGACGATGCAAAGCCGCCTAAATAAAACTCACGGAGAAATTATTAGAATTGAGCGAAAATTCGAACTGACAGAATGA
- a CDS encoding response regulator, with protein sequence MMYIILLCVVFVMTIAFVVYLQYVKKDKGPRLYAPPVRREPSSLQLGPVKKSFPGKQGDGRSQPTLKAMAGGADAAKIAQGKKLLIVDDQPLIRLMLSELFQKAGFTVYEAADGVRALEQFERYGADCILLDFMLPDMDGLDVLRAIRKSDASVKVLLITAYGEPEKMDAAAELGITEWIEKPFDTDQLLNRVLALV encoded by the coding sequence ATGATGTATATTATTTTATTATGCGTTGTATTTGTCATGACGATCGCTTTCGTTGTTTATTTGCAGTATGTGAAAAAGGACAAGGGGCCGCGACTTTACGCGCCCCCCGTTCGGCGAGAGCCTTCAAGCTTGCAGCTTGGTCCAGTAAAAAAAAGCTTTCCTGGCAAGCAAGGCGACGGGCGCAGCCAGCCAACGCTCAAGGCCATGGCGGGCGGCGCGGATGCAGCAAAGATAGCTCAAGGGAAAAAGCTGCTTATTGTTGACGACCAGCCTCTCATTCGGCTCATGCTGTCAGAGCTGTTTCAGAAGGCGGGATTTACCGTTTATGAAGCTGCGGATGGCGTGAGGGCGCTTGAGCAATTCGAGCGTTACGGTGCGGACTGCATTTTGCTTGATTTTATGCTGCCTGATATGGACGGATTGGACGTGCTACGCGCGATTCGCAAAAGCGATGCGAGCGTTAAAGTATTGCTAATTACCGCCTACGGGGAGCCTGAAAAAATGGATGCTGCGGCTGAGCTGGGCATTACTGAGTGGATAGAAAAACCGTTTGACACCGACCAATTGTTGAATCGGGTGCTCGCGCTAGTATAG
- a CDS encoding DUF3298 and DUF4163 domain-containing protein, producing MAFQSPVIVQSVRSTSPKVELWLPQISGGSNEAADSQINGTIHSAAQHLIAEQGTLEDPHAEMQGYFELKNNQKDVLSLSLFNYAYTGGAHGLTLQQSLTFKLTTGRSYALAELFKPGSNYVVKLSALVNAQIRSRDISTLSPFKAIRPDQDFYIADRTLVLYFALYELTPYAFGFPYFPISVYDIEDMINENGPLGPMVVNY from the coding sequence ATGGCGTTTCAATCTCCTGTAATCGTTCAGTCTGTCCGCAGTACGTCTCCAAAGGTCGAACTGTGGCTGCCTCAAATTAGCGGGGGATCCAACGAGGCAGCGGATAGTCAAATCAATGGGACCATTCACTCAGCAGCACAGCATCTCATAGCCGAGCAAGGTACGCTTGAAGACCCGCATGCGGAGATGCAAGGATATTTTGAGCTCAAAAACAATCAGAAGGATGTGCTCAGTCTGTCTTTGTTTAACTATGCATATACAGGAGGAGCGCATGGACTGACGCTGCAGCAGTCGCTTACCTTCAAGCTGACCACGGGACGCTCTTATGCGCTTGCTGAGCTGTTTAAGCCCGGCAGCAATTATGTCGTCAAGCTGTCTGCGCTGGTCAATGCTCAAATCAGGTCGCGAGATATCAGTACGCTGTCGCCGTTCAAAGCGATAAGGCCGGATCAGGACTTTTATATTGCGGATCGGACGCTGGTGCTTTATTTTGCCCTTTATGAGCTGACGCCTTACGCTTTTGGTTTTCCGTATTTCCCAATCTCCGTCTATGACATTGAGGATATGATTAATGAAAATGGCCCGCTCGGACCAATGGTCGTCAATTATTGA
- a CDS encoding GNAT family N-acetyltransferase, which translates to MSIVVLRLIQQHELLQALELELRCYPPEAAATEAGFQYRFQEYPSYFWSAWSEEGELLGIANGIRTEQESCGDEMKGSHQGEYAGDNFCILTIAVAPAFRRRGIAAKLLDKLIQACENEGLKAIILMCEPHLISFYEQAKFTYVGKASSTHGGIEWYEMRRNLHTMEHSSE; encoded by the coding sequence ATGAGCATCGTAGTGCTGAGATTGATTCAGCAGCATGAGCTTTTACAGGCGCTGGAGCTTGAGCTGCGCTGTTACCCACCTGAGGCCGCGGCGACTGAAGCGGGATTTCAGTACCGTTTTCAGGAGTATCCTTCTTATTTCTGGTCCGCCTGGTCAGAGGAGGGAGAGCTGCTCGGCATAGCCAACGGGATACGAACGGAGCAGGAAAGCTGCGGTGATGAGATGAAGGGAAGTCACCAAGGCGAATACGCGGGAGACAACTTTTGCATCCTGACGATTGCTGTAGCTCCGGCTTTCAGGCGCAGGGGAATTGCTGCAAAACTGCTGGACAAGCTGATCCAAGCATGCGAGAATGAAGGGCTGAAAGCGATTATACTAATGTGCGAGCCGCATCTTATTTCTTTTTATGAGCAGGCAAAATTTACATACGTAGGCAAGGCTTCCTCCACACATGGAGGAATTGAGTGGTATGAGATGAGGCGTAATCTGCATACAATGGAGCATTCTAGCGAATAG
- a CDS encoding ATP-binding cassette domain-containing protein has protein sequence MIRISNLTKVIPGGPKVLDDIHLDVEDGEFIAIKGASGSGKSMLLKCLALQEKWTRGTYKLDGTDVLKQGLTGKFKVRREVAYLEEKPVLYPSKTGLKNVIIGSVTQTPAWRRWTGMVRSDDYMGAMDTIEKLGLLDKAHLKAEKMSGGERQRIAVARALVHGAKIILADEPVSGLDPHTADQVLADLKRLCTEQRVTVIAVLHQGDYAERFADRIIGLNSGKLVIDIRGRRLTEREKMLL, from the coding sequence ATGATAAGAATTTCGAATTTGACGAAGGTAATTCCCGGAGGGCCGAAGGTGCTCGACGACATACATTTAGATGTGGAAGATGGAGAATTTATCGCCATTAAAGGAGCGAGCGGAAGCGGCAAGTCGATGCTGCTTAAATGCTTGGCGCTGCAAGAAAAATGGACGCGGGGAACTTACAAGCTGGATGGAACGGACGTACTAAAGCAAGGTCTTACAGGTAAATTTAAAGTTCGCCGTGAGGTGGCTTATTTGGAGGAAAAGCCTGTTTTGTATCCGAGCAAGACTGGACTCAAAAATGTGATAATCGGATCGGTGACCCAGACGCCGGCTTGGCGGCGATGGACCGGCATGGTGCGCAGCGACGATTATATGGGCGCCATGGACACGATAGAGAAGCTTGGCCTACTCGATAAAGCACATCTGAAGGCGGAGAAGATGAGCGGGGGGGAGCGCCAGCGCATCGCCGTTGCCCGTGCGCTTGTGCACGGCGCGAAAATTATTTTGGCGGACGAGCCGGTGTCCGGACTTGACCCGCACACGGCTGATCAGGTGCTAGCGGATTTAAAACGGCTTTGCACAGAGCAGCGCGTTACGGTTATTGCGGTGCTGCATCAGGGGGATTATGCGGAGCGTTTCGCGGACCGCATTATTGGGCTCAATAGTGGCAAGCTCGTCATCGACATTAGAGGCAGGCGCTTGACCGAACGGGAGAAAATGCTGTTATGA
- a CDS encoding HAD family hydrolase, whose amino-acid sequence MKQHIMFDLDDTLIHCNKYFYLVISQFVDAMTTWFAGYEDVTANAVKDKQTEIDIAGIAVLGFKSEHFPQSFVDSYVYFSDVTGRKRSTVEQDFLWKLGLSVYEHDTEPYPNMEETLYSLANQGHELHLYTGGEQLIQTRKIDQLNLSKYFNDRIYIRQHKTNEALEHILAETALDRAHTWMIGNSIRTDVVPALTAGIHAIHMRKDTEWQYNVVNIEVEPKGAFFTLNDLVEVPEAIYCYINR is encoded by the coding sequence ATGAAGCAACACATTATGTTTGACCTCGACGATACATTAATCCATTGTAATAAATATTTCTATTTGGTCATTAGTCAATTTGTTGATGCGATGACGACCTGGTTTGCCGGATATGAAGACGTAACCGCAAACGCTGTAAAGGATAAACAAACCGAAATTGATATCGCCGGAATTGCTGTGCTTGGTTTCAAGAGCGAGCATTTTCCCCAATCCTTCGTTGACAGCTACGTCTATTTCTCCGATGTTACAGGTAGGAAGCGCTCTACTGTTGAGCAGGATTTTCTATGGAAGCTTGGACTTAGCGTATACGAGCATGATACTGAGCCCTATCCAAATATGGAGGAGACGCTATACTCTTTAGCGAATCAGGGGCATGAGCTGCATCTTTATACGGGTGGTGAGCAGTTGATTCAGACCCGCAAAATCGATCAGCTCAATCTGAGCAAATATTTTAATGACCGTATCTACATCCGCCAGCATAAAACCAATGAGGCATTAGAGCATATTTTAGCAGAAACCGCGCTGGATCGCGCTCACACATGGATGATTGGCAACTCCATTCGTACGGATGTTGTGCCTGCCTTGACTGCCGGCATCCACGCCATTCATATGCGCAAGGATACCGAATGGCAATATAATGTTGTCAATATTGAAGTGGAGCCTAAGGGGGCCTTTTTCACTTTGAATGATTTAGTTGAAGTGCCGGAAGCCATCTATTGCTATATTAATCGCTAG
- a CDS encoding DNA topoisomerase 3 encodes MKTLIIAEKPDMGRTIAAVLEPKAANRRTYLEGDRYIITWAIGHLVSLAEPDQYDARYKRWNDQDLPIIPQVFKLWPNPRTKDQLKTIGELAKRCGRLVNACDAGREGQLIFHLIRQYLKLAQPTDRLWISDLTAETIRRGFDTLRSDDEYEPLTKAARARSEADWLIGMNASRAFTIRHKALLSVGRVQTPVLALLYDRHKEITAFQSETYFVVKAAFDQSGFGYSGIWQGERLTDKAKAEALAAKTANKPAKVEDYQVAESKEYPFRLYDLTLLQREANGKHGYSAKKTLDIAQALYEKHKVITYPRTNSNYVTEENIPVMGNVLTMLEGTSGYGELAKGADRSRVHKGNKAVCNPSKVEDHHAIMPTPKRASGLSQEEQNVYDMIVRRFLSHYYPPAVYKNHTVLTLVEGETFRTKAKELLEPGWKVVLPQQDSTAAKPAKRGKGKDDKEADDEEMVTDQPFKLDPHRAVHCTSVEALEKMTQPPKSFTEGTLLKAMEGAGKSMEDDELREAMKDTGLGTPATRAATIERLKQVGYIQLAGKKLDITPKGLAAIELIRNAGVELLASPEMTGRWEQRLHQISKGEASDDRFIAQVKQFAAVIVDKVRQQRPAAPGTFEDTSSKGKKAAGSTTGGGRTSSSRSSEGKAGTKSTAGASKSRSYARSAAGSEAAKPPKQATASAASRGPLAACPRQGCKGSIIEGKRGYGCSSFREGCSFVIWKEQQGKKITLPMLQALLEKGATSQLTFKRSDGSSLKGRFVLTDRDQGTLTIRPAD; translated from the coding sequence TTGAAGACATTAATTATTGCGGAGAAACCGGATATGGGCAGGACGATTGCTGCCGTGCTTGAGCCAAAGGCAGCCAATCGCCGAACGTATTTGGAGGGCGACCGCTATATTATTACATGGGCGATTGGGCATTTAGTATCACTCGCGGAGCCTGACCAATACGATGCGCGCTACAAACGGTGGAATGATCAGGACTTGCCAATCATTCCACAGGTGTTCAAGCTGTGGCCGAATCCGCGCACGAAGGACCAGCTTAAGACGATTGGCGAGCTTGCCAAGCGATGCGGCAGACTGGTTAACGCTTGCGATGCCGGGCGCGAAGGGCAGCTTATTTTTCACCTAATCAGACAATATTTGAAGCTGGCGCAGCCTACGGACCGGCTATGGATATCAGATTTGACAGCGGAGACCATTCGCCGCGGCTTTGACACGCTGCGCAGTGATGACGAATATGAGCCGCTAACGAAAGCAGCCCGTGCCCGCAGTGAAGCCGATTGGCTGATCGGCATGAATGCTTCTCGCGCTTTTACCATTCGCCATAAAGCCTTGCTTTCTGTCGGCCGTGTACAAACGCCGGTTTTGGCGCTGCTGTATGATCGCCATAAAGAAATTACGGCGTTTCAATCGGAAACTTATTTTGTCGTTAAGGCAGCGTTTGACCAGTCTGGATTTGGCTACTCCGGCATTTGGCAGGGGGAGCGTCTGACCGATAAAGCAAAGGCGGAGGCGCTGGCTGCGAAGACAGCAAATAAACCTGCGAAAGTGGAAGATTACCAGGTAGCGGAAAGCAAGGAGTATCCCTTCAGACTTTATGACCTGACGCTGCTTCAGCGGGAAGCCAATGGCAAGCATGGCTATTCGGCCAAGAAGACACTGGATATTGCCCAAGCGCTTTACGAGAAGCATAAGGTTATTACGTATCCGCGGACCAACTCCAACTATGTAACCGAGGAGAACATTCCGGTCATGGGTAATGTATTAACGATGCTTGAGGGCACTAGCGGCTATGGCGAGCTTGCGAAGGGAGCGGACCGTTCTCGTGTTCACAAAGGAAACAAGGCGGTGTGCAATCCGTCGAAAGTCGAGGATCACCATGCCATTATGCCTACACCGAAGCGTGCTTCTGGCCTTAGCCAGGAGGAGCAAAACGTCTACGACATGATTGTCAGACGTTTTCTATCGCATTATTATCCGCCTGCGGTATACAAAAACCATACGGTGCTGACGCTTGTCGAAGGTGAAACCTTCCGCACGAAGGCGAAGGAACTGCTGGAGCCCGGCTGGAAAGTGGTGCTGCCCCAGCAGGATTCCACTGCTGCTAAGCCAGCTAAGCGAGGCAAAGGCAAGGATGATAAGGAAGCCGATGATGAGGAAATGGTGACCGATCAGCCCTTTAAGCTGGACCCGCATAGAGCGGTTCATTGCACTAGCGTTGAGGCACTGGAAAAAATGACTCAGCCGCCCAAGTCCTTTACAGAGGGCACGCTGCTCAAAGCTATGGAAGGTGCAGGAAAGTCCATGGAGGATGATGAGCTGCGGGAAGCGATGAAAGACACTGGTCTTGGCACACCTGCGACACGGGCAGCGACAATCGAGCGGCTGAAGCAAGTTGGCTATATCCAGCTGGCAGGAAAGAAGCTGGATATTACACCCAAGGGACTCGCAGCGATTGAGCTTATTCGGAATGCAGGCGTTGAGCTGCTCGCTTCGCCAGAAATGACGGGACGCTGGGAGCAGCGGCTGCACCAAATTTCCAAAGGCGAGGCTTCTGATGATCGTTTTATTGCACAGGTGAAGCAATTCGCAGCAGTCATTGTAGATAAGGTTCGTCAGCAGCGTCCTGCTGCGCCTGGAACGTTCGAGGATACCTCTTCGAAAGGGAAGAAGGCAGCGGGCTCAACGACAGGCGGAGGCCGTACTAGCAGCTCACGCTCGTCGGAGGGGAAAGCAGGCACGAAGTCAACTGCGGGGGCTAGCAAGAGCAGGAGCTACGCACGGTCAGCAGCAGGTAGCGAAGCGGCGAAGCCGCCCAAGCAAGCAACGGCTTCTGCGGCTTCAAGAGGGCCGCTAGCTGCCTGCCCGAGGCAGGGCTGCAAGGGCAGTATTATTGAAGGCAAGCGTGGTTATGGCTGCAGCAGCTTTCGCGAGGGCTGTTCTTTTGTTATTTGGAAGGAGCAGCAGGGGAAGAAGATTACGCTGCCGATGCTGCAAGCGCTGCTGGAGAAAGGGGCAACGAGCCAGCTCACCTTTAAGCGCTCTGATGGAAGCAGCTTGAAGGGCAGATTTGTATTGACCGACCGTGACCAAGGGACGCTCACGATTCGGCCTGCTGACTAG
- a CDS encoding glutamate synthase subunit beta, with the protein MSTPTGFMEYQRELPADRDPIERIKDWEEFHKHLSDEQLRTQGSRCMDCGTPYCHSGMELAGSTSGCPINNLIPEWNNLIYRGLWREALDRLHKTNNFPEFTGRICPAPCEGSCTVGLIGDAVTIKTIEQAIIDRGFDEGWVVPQPPKVRTGKRVAVVGSGPAGLACAAQLNKAGHLVTVYERADRIGGLLTYGIPTVKLDKKVVQRRVDLMAEEGINFVVNTEIGKDVSADELQGQFDAIVLCGGATKARPVDIEGHELEGVHMAMDYLNGTIKSYLDSNLEDGNYISAKDKNVIVIGGGDTGTDCVATALRHGCKSVTQFGTHAKAPLVRDSVSNPWPQFPNVYTLDYAHEEAKALFGEDPRAFSVLTKKFVGENGKLTELHTVQIERTVDPETGRRIYTEIEGSEQVWPADLVLIAVGFEGPENTLIDAFGLEQDRRTNVKAPYGKYTTNAEKIFAAGDMRRGQSLVVWAINEGREAAREVDKFLMGSSLLP; encoded by the coding sequence ATGTCTACACCTACTGGTTTTATGGAATATCAACGAGAACTCCCAGCCGATCGCGATCCGATTGAGCGGATTAAAGATTGGGAAGAATTTCATAAGCATTTGTCCGATGAACAGCTGCGTACGCAAGGCTCGCGCTGCATGGACTGTGGAACACCTTACTGCCATTCAGGAATGGAGCTAGCTGGCTCTACATCAGGTTGTCCGATTAACAACCTCATTCCAGAGTGGAACAATTTAATTTATCGCGGCTTATGGCGTGAAGCGCTGGATCGTTTGCACAAAACGAACAATTTCCCTGAATTTACAGGACGGATTTGTCCGGCTCCATGTGAAGGCTCCTGTACGGTTGGCCTGATTGGCGATGCGGTTACGATTAAGACGATTGAGCAAGCGATTATTGACCGCGGCTTTGACGAAGGTTGGGTTGTACCACAGCCTCCGAAGGTGCGTACAGGCAAACGTGTAGCAGTTGTCGGTTCGGGCCCAGCGGGTCTTGCGTGCGCAGCGCAGCTTAACAAAGCGGGACATCTTGTAACGGTGTACGAGCGTGCGGACCGCATTGGCGGACTTCTGACTTACGGTATTCCAACAGTCAAGCTTGACAAGAAGGTTGTTCAGCGTCGTGTAGACTTGATGGCGGAGGAAGGCATAAACTTCGTTGTAAACACAGAGATCGGTAAAGATGTATCGGCCGATGAGCTGCAAGGTCAGTTTGATGCAATCGTATTGTGCGGCGGCGCTACGAAAGCGCGCCCGGTAGATATTGAAGGCCATGAGCTTGAAGGCGTTCATATGGCGATGGATTATTTGAACGGTACCATTAAGAGCTACCTGGATTCCAATCTGGAGGATGGCAACTACATTTCAGCGAAGGACAAAAATGTCATTGTTATCGGCGGCGGCGATACTGGAACAGACTGCGTGGCAACCGCGCTTCGTCATGGCTGTAAATCAGTTACGCAATTCGGTACGCACGCTAAGGCTCCACTGGTACGCGATAGTGTCAGCAATCCTTGGCCGCAGTTCCCGAACGTCTATACGCTTGATTATGCACACGAAGAGGCAAAAGCGCTGTTCGGCGAAGACCCGCGTGCATTCTCCGTACTGACGAAGAAATTTGTTGGCGAGAATGGCAAGCTTACGGAGCTTCACACTGTGCAGATTGAGCGTACGGTTGATCCAGAAACAGGACGCAGAATTTATACAGAAATCGAAGGCTCCGAGCAAGTGTGGCCAGCTGATCTTGTATTGATCGCAGTCGGCTTTGAAGGTCCTGAAAATACGCTAATTGATGCTTTCGGCCTAGAGCAGGATCGTCGTACGAATGTGAAGGCGCCTTATGGCAAATATACGACGAACGCAGAGAAAATATTCGCAGCAGGCGACATGCGTCGTGGTCAAAGCCTGGTTGTATGGGCGATTAACGAAGGGCGCGAAGCGGCTCGTGAAGTGGATAAGTTCCTGATGGGATCTTCCTTGCTTCCTTAA